One Pseudonocardia sediminis DNA window includes the following coding sequences:
- a CDS encoding class I adenylate-forming enzyme family protein: MSAEARTGTARIPEQRSPAEPPPSPTLPHLVHAWAETTPEAPALVAGAVRWTYADLDDAVRRAAGALTGLGVGTGSRVALLATNTASWLAAAVGAMWAGARVDAFNTWVKAWDLEHLLESSAADVLVVAGQVRGADMLAVVRELVPELRSAGPGAWTSERFPALRHVVVLGGHPELPQGALRFDDLLAAATPAAPGTDAARPEQPAYVMYTSGSTSRPKAVPLCQRDLLVNGFHIGERMGLGTADRVWLGSPLFWSFGGANALPATWTHGACLVLPEQFVPAESAELIAREEVTAAYLLPGIIDALAAFGAQVRAVPSLRTGLTIGRPEEVARAVDELDVAGICNIYGATETYGNCCVTHHDTELDVRLTTQGPPLPGVEVRVVDVEGTVLGVGELGELQVRGRVTPGYLGDDDANAKAFTDDGWYRTGDQLRVRPDGAVEFGARLTDMIKTSGINVAPAEVESYLAGHPDVVEVAVVGAPHRVRGEVVMAFVVLRDGASADGEALRAYCKEGIAGFKVPWEVVVTDELPRTPTGKLTRRTLVEVAAQRVGAT; encoded by the coding sequence GTGAGCGCCGAGGCGCGAACCGGCACCGCCCGCATCCCCGAGCAGCGCTCCCCCGCCGAGCCGCCGCCCAGCCCGACGCTGCCGCACCTGGTGCACGCATGGGCCGAGACCACACCGGAGGCGCCCGCGCTCGTCGCCGGCGCCGTCCGCTGGACCTACGCCGACCTCGACGACGCCGTGCGCCGCGCCGCCGGAGCGTTGACCGGGCTCGGCGTCGGGACCGGCTCCCGGGTCGCCCTGCTGGCCACGAACACCGCGTCCTGGCTCGCCGCCGCCGTCGGAGCGATGTGGGCCGGGGCCCGGGTGGACGCGTTCAACACCTGGGTGAAGGCTTGGGACCTGGAGCACCTGCTGGAGAGCTCGGCCGCCGACGTGCTCGTCGTGGCCGGGCAGGTCCGCGGTGCCGACATGCTCGCCGTCGTCCGCGAGCTCGTCCCCGAGCTGCGCTCGGCCGGGCCCGGGGCGTGGACGTCGGAGCGGTTCCCGGCGCTGCGCCACGTGGTCGTGCTCGGTGGGCACCCGGAGCTGCCGCAGGGCGCGCTCCGCTTCGACGACCTGCTCGCCGCTGCGACGCCGGCCGCGCCCGGCACCGACGCGGCGCGTCCCGAGCAGCCCGCCTACGTCATGTACACCTCCGGCTCGACGAGCCGGCCCAAGGCGGTGCCGCTGTGCCAGCGCGACCTGCTGGTCAACGGGTTCCACATCGGCGAGCGGATGGGCCTGGGCACGGCCGACCGCGTCTGGCTGGGGTCGCCGCTGTTCTGGAGCTTCGGCGGCGCGAACGCCCTGCCCGCGACCTGGACGCACGGTGCGTGCCTGGTGCTGCCCGAACAGTTCGTGCCGGCCGAGAGCGCGGAGCTGATCGCCCGCGAGGAGGTCACCGCGGCCTACCTGCTGCCCGGGATCATCGACGCCCTGGCCGCGTTCGGTGCACAGGTGCGTGCGGTGCCGAGCCTGCGCACCGGGCTGACGATCGGGCGCCCGGAGGAGGTCGCGCGCGCCGTCGACGAGCTGGACGTGGCCGGGATCTGCAACATCTACGGCGCCACCGAGACCTACGGCAACTGCTGCGTCACCCACCACGACACCGAGCTCGACGTACGGCTGACGACCCAGGGCCCGCCCCTGCCGGGTGTCGAGGTGCGGGTGGTCGACGTCGAGGGCACGGTCCTCGGCGTCGGGGAGCTGGGCGAGCTGCAGGTCCGCGGCCGGGTCACCCCCGGCTACCTCGGCGACGACGACGCCAACGCGAAGGCCTTCACCGATGACGGCTGGTACCGCACCGGCGACCAGCTGCGCGTCCGCCCGGACGGTGCCGTCGAGTTCGGTGCCCGCCTCACCGACATGATCAAGACGTCCGGGATCAACGTCGCCCCGGCCGAGGTGGAGAGCTACCTGGCCGGGCACCCGGACGTGGTCGAGGTCGCCGTCGTCGGGGCGCCGCACCGCGTCCGCGGCGAGGTCGTGATGGCGTTCGTGGTGCTGCGCGACGGAGCCTCGGCCGACGGCGAGGCGTTGCGCGCGTACTGCAAGGAGGGCATCGCCGGGTTCAAGGTGCCCTGGGAGGTCGTGGTGACCGACGAGCTGCCACGCACCCCGACCGGGAAGCTGACCCGGCGCACGCTCGTCGAGGTGGCCGCGCAACGGGTGGGAGCGACATGA
- a CDS encoding cyclase family protein, with protein sequence MSNWGRWGDDDEVGALNLVDPAAVLGGLALATEGRVLSLAQPIGPSAGVPPHRRAPQRFMDRDAGDYAAGARSPDGFCFAEDTVVFGTHSGTHLDALSHAWTGDELYNGHAATNTRSTRGAQRCGADKLVPVLTRGVLVDLVAARGGPLEPSTPVGADDLARAYADGGIEPRTGDAVLLRTGWWERHAGSPEYFDLEPGLDAGAADWLAERDVALVGADNYAVEVAPSAPGSTFPVHLTLMHRHGVPLLENLDLRALGEALTESGRTTFLLVVAPLPLAGSTGGPVNPVAVL encoded by the coding sequence ATGAGCAACTGGGGCCGTTGGGGCGACGACGACGAGGTGGGCGCGCTCAACCTCGTCGACCCGGCGGCCGTGCTCGGCGGGCTGGCGCTGGCCACGGAGGGGCGGGTGCTGTCGCTGGCCCAGCCGATCGGCCCGTCCGCCGGGGTGCCGCCGCACCGCCGCGCACCGCAGCGGTTCATGGACCGCGACGCCGGCGACTACGCGGCGGGCGCGCGCAGCCCGGACGGGTTCTGCTTCGCCGAGGACACCGTCGTGTTCGGTACGCACTCGGGCACCCACCTCGACGCCCTGTCGCACGCCTGGACCGGCGACGAGCTCTACAACGGCCACGCCGCCACCAACACCCGCTCCACCCGCGGCGCCCAGCGCTGCGGTGCGGACAAGCTGGTCCCGGTGCTCACCCGCGGGGTGCTCGTCGACCTGGTCGCGGCACGGGGCGGACCGCTGGAGCCGTCGACGCCGGTCGGTGCCGACGACCTGGCGCGCGCCTACGCCGACGGCGGCATCGAGCCCCGGACCGGGGACGCGGTGCTGCTGCGCACCGGGTGGTGGGAGCGCCACGCCGGGTCGCCGGAGTACTTCGACCTGGAGCCGGGCCTGGACGCGGGCGCCGCGGACTGGCTCGCCGAGCGCGACGTGGCGCTGGTCGGGGCGGACAACTACGCGGTCGAGGTGGCGCCCTCGGCGCCGGGCTCGACGTTCCCGGTGCACCTGACGCTGATGCACCGCCACGGCGTCCCGCTGCTGGAGAACCTCGACCTGCGCGCCCTGGGTGAGGCGCTGACGGAGAGCGGGCGCACGACGTTCCTGCTGGTGGTGGCCCCGCTGCCGCTGGCCGGATCCACCGGCGGGCCGGTCAACCCGGTCGCCGTGCTCTGA
- a CDS encoding mycofactocin-coupled SDR family oxidoreductase translates to MGRFDGPRFENKVAFVTGAARGQGRSHAVALAREGADVIAVDACAPMESAPYPMATPEELDETVRQVEELDRRIIATRADVRDQDALSAAVAEGVAQFGRLDVVVANAGILSVGQSWEIPESTWQDMIDVNLTGVWHTTKAAIPHMIEAGNGGAIVLISSIAGLRGAQFIGHYVAAKHGVVGLMRTMAQELGPHGIRVNSIHPMQVDTPMVQNEATYRRYRPDLAHPTSEDFGNASATTNLLGIPWVESADISNALLFLASDDARYVTGATLPVDAGLLVR, encoded by the coding sequence ATGGGACGGTTCGACGGCCCTCGTTTCGAGAACAAGGTGGCCTTCGTGACGGGCGCGGCGCGCGGGCAGGGCCGCAGCCACGCGGTGGCGCTGGCGAGGGAGGGCGCCGACGTCATCGCCGTCGACGCCTGCGCGCCGATGGAGTCCGCGCCGTACCCGATGGCGACGCCGGAGGAGCTCGACGAGACCGTCCGTCAGGTCGAGGAGCTGGACCGGCGGATCATCGCCACCCGGGCCGACGTCCGCGACCAGGACGCGCTCTCGGCCGCCGTCGCCGAGGGCGTCGCGCAGTTCGGGCGCCTCGACGTGGTCGTGGCCAACGCCGGGATCCTGTCGGTCGGGCAGAGCTGGGAGATCCCGGAGAGCACCTGGCAGGACATGATCGACGTCAACCTGACCGGGGTCTGGCACACGACCAAGGCCGCGATCCCGCACATGATCGAGGCCGGCAACGGCGGGGCGATCGTGCTGATCAGCTCGATCGCCGGGCTGCGCGGTGCGCAGTTCATCGGACACTACGTCGCGGCCAAGCACGGCGTCGTCGGCCTCATGCGCACGATGGCCCAGGAGCTCGGGCCGCACGGGATCCGGGTGAACAGCATCCACCCGATGCAGGTCGACACCCCGATGGTGCAGAACGAGGCCACCTACCGGCGCTACCGCCCGGACCTGGCCCACCCGACCAGCGAGGACTTCGGGAACGCCTCGGCCACCACGAACCTGCTCGGCATCCCGTGGGTCGAGTCGGCCGACATCAGCAACGCGCTGCTCTTCCTGGCCTCCGACGACGCCCGCTACGTCACCGGCGCCACCCTGCCCGTCGACGCCGGGCTGCTCGTCCGGTGA
- a CDS encoding CaiB/BaiF CoA transferase family protein, giving the protein MTVIECASIVLGPLTAQYLGDLGADVLKVEPATGDLTRHIGPRRSPTMGSLFLTNNRNKRSVVLDLKNPAGRATLDRLVDRADVFLHSVRGAAAARLGLDHATLAARNPRLVYCHVKGFADDGPYGGKPAYDDVVQSLSGLAMLQTVVTGEPRYMPSILADKVTAVHAAYAVTAALLHRERTGLGQKVDVPMLETMAGFNTVEHLWGATFEPPLGPMGYEPVSTASRRPFATRDGYLSFLPYSDVQWKRFFSLIGRDDVMEDPRFATFAARQQNVALVWGEIGHQLTMRTNAEWTDLLGHEDIPFAVVNSLDQLTEDPHLVGTGFWQLHEDPVEGTLRLPTSSLGLSESPAGVHRLPPRLGEHTREILTEIGLDDAAIARLAAEGGTDLDPA; this is encoded by the coding sequence ATGACCGTGATCGAGTGCGCGTCGATCGTCCTGGGCCCGCTCACCGCGCAGTACCTCGGCGACCTCGGCGCGGACGTGCTCAAGGTGGAGCCCGCGACGGGCGACCTGACCCGGCACATCGGCCCCCGCCGCTCCCCCACCATGGGTTCGCTGTTCCTGACCAACAACCGCAACAAGCGCAGCGTGGTGCTGGACCTGAAGAACCCCGCCGGACGCGCGACGCTGGACCGCCTCGTCGACCGTGCCGACGTCTTCCTGCACTCGGTCCGGGGCGCCGCCGCGGCCCGCCTGGGTCTGGACCACGCGACGCTCGCCGCCCGCAACCCGCGGCTGGTCTACTGCCACGTCAAGGGCTTCGCCGACGACGGCCCCTACGGCGGCAAGCCCGCCTACGACGACGTCGTCCAGTCGCTGTCGGGCCTGGCGATGCTGCAGACCGTCGTCACCGGCGAGCCCCGCTACATGCCGTCGATCCTCGCCGACAAGGTGACGGCCGTGCACGCCGCCTACGCGGTGACGGCGGCGCTGCTGCACCGGGAGCGCACCGGCCTCGGGCAGAAGGTCGACGTGCCGATGCTCGAGACGATGGCCGGGTTCAACACCGTCGAGCACCTGTGGGGCGCGACGTTCGAGCCGCCGCTGGGCCCGATGGGCTACGAGCCGGTCAGCACGGCCAGCCGCCGGCCGTTCGCCACCCGTGACGGCTACCTGTCGTTCCTGCCCTACTCCGACGTCCAGTGGAAGCGCTTCTTCTCCCTGATCGGCCGCGACGACGTGATGGAGGACCCGCGCTTCGCCACGTTCGCCGCGCGCCAGCAGAACGTCGCCCTGGTCTGGGGCGAGATCGGCCACCAGCTCACGATGCGCACCAACGCGGAGTGGACGGACCTGCTCGGCCACGAGGACATCCCGTTCGCCGTGGTCAACTCCCTCGACCAGCTCACCGAGGACCCGCACCTGGTCGGCACCGGCTTCTGGCAGCTGCACGAGGACCCGGTCGAGGGCACCCTGCGCCTGCCGACCAGCTCCCTGGGACTGTCCGAGTCCCCCGCCGGCGTCCACCGCCTCCCACCCCGCCTGGGTGAGCACACCCGCGAGATCCTCACCGAGATCGGACTCGACGACGCGGCGATCGCCCGCCTCGCCGCCGAGGGCGGGACGGACCTCGACCCGGCCTGA